A region from the Agrococcus sp. SL85 genome encodes:
- a CDS encoding cytochrome ubiquinol oxidase subunit I, which translates to MSSVVPLAQQLDPLVLSQWQFGLTTVYHFLFVPITLGMVWLVAGFQTAWVRTGNAEWLRLTHFFGKLFLINFAIGVATGIVQEFQFGMNWSDYSRFVGDVFGAPLAFEGLIAFSFEATFIGLWIFGWDKLSPKVHLLTIYMVALGTMASAYFILAANAFMQNPVGFVVNEARQRAELTDIGAVLTNPVLLASFPHTMFASIMVAGAVMVGVSAWHLKRSQHLESMRRSLRVGLLAVLGGGMLTFITGDMVSLAMVAAQPMKMAAAEALYTTSSGYDASFSLFSLGTPDGQHEIFSVRVPYLLALLSTHDPLGTVEGINDLQAEYTALYGPGDYTPIIWVTYWSFRWMMGLGFLSFGIALVGLWLTRKGRIDLPRWVWNVAIWSLPLPLLGMTVGWIFTEMGRQPWLVFSQMRTADGVSPGVTGLEVLLSLVAFTLIYGILGVIEFRLMQKAAQKGPAEAPELDDAGKPAKPVTVY; encoded by the coding sequence TTGAGCTCCGTCGTCCCGCTCGCCCAGCAGCTCGATCCGCTCGTCCTCTCGCAGTGGCAGTTCGGCCTCACGACGGTCTACCACTTCCTCTTCGTGCCCATCACGCTCGGCATGGTGTGGCTCGTGGCCGGCTTCCAGACCGCGTGGGTGCGCACGGGCAACGCCGAGTGGCTGCGGCTCACCCACTTCTTCGGCAAGCTCTTCCTCATCAACTTCGCGATCGGCGTCGCGACCGGCATCGTGCAGGAGTTCCAGTTCGGCATGAACTGGTCCGACTACTCCCGCTTCGTCGGCGACGTCTTCGGCGCCCCGCTCGCGTTCGAGGGCCTCATCGCCTTCTCGTTCGAGGCGACCTTCATCGGCCTCTGGATCTTCGGCTGGGACAAGCTCTCGCCCAAGGTCCACCTGCTGACGATCTACATGGTCGCGCTCGGCACGATGGCGAGCGCCTACTTCATCCTCGCCGCGAACGCCTTCATGCAGAACCCCGTGGGCTTCGTCGTCAACGAGGCCCGCCAGCGGGCCGAGCTCACCGACATCGGCGCCGTGCTCACGAACCCGGTGCTGCTCGCCTCGTTCCCCCACACGATGTTCGCGTCGATCATGGTGGCCGGCGCCGTCATGGTGGGCGTGAGCGCGTGGCACCTCAAGCGCTCCCAGCACCTCGAGTCGATGCGCCGCTCGCTGCGGGTGGGCCTCCTCGCGGTGCTCGGCGGCGGCATGCTCACCTTCATCACCGGCGACATGGTCTCGCTCGCGATGGTGGCCGCGCAGCCCATGAAGATGGCGGCGGCCGAGGCGCTCTACACGACCTCATCGGGCTACGACGCCTCGTTCTCGCTCTTCAGCCTCGGCACGCCCGACGGCCAGCACGAGATCTTCTCGGTGCGCGTGCCCTACCTCCTCGCCCTGCTGTCCACCCACGATCCGCTCGGCACGGTCGAGGGCATCAACGACCTGCAGGCCGAGTACACCGCGCTCTACGGCCCCGGCGACTACACGCCGATCATCTGGGTGACCTACTGGTCGTTCCGCTGGATGATGGGCCTCGGCTTCCTCTCCTTCGGCATCGCGCTCGTGGGCCTCTGGCTCACGCGCAAGGGCCGCATCGACCTGCCGCGGTGGGTCTGGAACGTGGCCATCTGGAGCCTCCCGCTGCCGCTGCTGGGCATGACCGTGGGCTGGATCTTCACCGAGATGGGCCGCCAGCCCTGGCTCGTCTTCTCGCAGATGCGCACCGCCGACGGCGTGAGCCCCGGCGTGACGGGCCTCGAGGTGCTGCTCTCGCTCGTCGCCTTCACGCTCATCTACGGCATCCTCGGCGTCATCGAGTTCCGCCTCATGCAGAAGGCAGCGCAGAAGGGGCCGGCCGAGGCGCCGGAGCTCGACGACGCCGGCAAGCCCGCCAAGCCCGTGACGGTCTACTAG
- a CDS encoding aminotransferase class IV, translated as MSAPARPPAAAPAQAQGAATDAAAPSADAAAPRATPGWAWTGSALEPVDDADAAAARTLAADSWLVVDGRVLALDRHAQRFQEAVAAVGGDRLDARSIVRRAASVVPDGRWSPRVDLTPEGLRLRLRPAPPAQRSVEVVTAARDPRAHPLTKGPDLVALAALQAEESARVGTAVEPILAPGGRVAEGAWSALLWWRGDALHVPAAEVVRLPSVTAAVLAEVARIDGVRLVEEAASPDDLAGCEVWLANALRGIRGVARWHGGPELAPPTRVDAWRARLDGLRTRPRGGRS; from the coding sequence ATGAGCGCGCCCGCCCGTCCGCCCGCCGCGGCGCCCGCGCAGGCGCAGGGCGCCGCGACCGACGCGGCGGCGCCCTCGGCCGACGCCGCGGCTCCGAGGGCGACCCCTGGATGGGCGTGGACGGGCTCGGCGCTCGAGCCGGTCGACGACGCCGACGCCGCGGCGGCCCGCACGCTCGCCGCCGACTCGTGGCTCGTCGTCGACGGCCGCGTGCTCGCGCTCGACCGCCACGCGCAGCGGTTCCAGGAGGCCGTCGCCGCGGTCGGCGGCGACCGCCTCGACGCGCGCTCGATCGTGCGTCGGGCCGCGTCGGTCGTGCCGGACGGCCGCTGGTCGCCGCGGGTCGACCTCACGCCCGAGGGCCTCCGCCTGCGGCTGCGCCCCGCGCCGCCCGCGCAGCGCTCCGTCGAGGTCGTGACGGCCGCGCGCGACCCGCGCGCGCATCCGCTGACGAAGGGGCCCGACCTCGTCGCCCTCGCTGCGCTGCAGGCCGAGGAGTCCGCGCGCGTCGGCACGGCGGTCGAGCCGATCCTCGCCCCCGGCGGGCGCGTCGCCGAGGGCGCCTGGTCGGCCCTCCTGTGGTGGCGCGGCGACGCGCTGCACGTGCCCGCCGCCGAGGTCGTGCGCCTCCCCTCCGTGACCGCGGCCGTCCTCGCCGAGGTCGCGCGCATCGACGGCGTGCGGCTCGTCGAGGAGGCCGCCTCGCCCGACGACCTCGCGGGCTGCGAGGTGTGGCTCGCGAACGCGCTCCGCGGCATCCGCGGCGTCGCGCGCTGGCACGGCGGTCCCGAGCTCGCGCCCCCGACGCGCGTCGACGCGTGGCGCGCCCGGCTCGACGGCCTCCGCACCCGCCCCCGCGGGGGCAGGTCGTGA
- a CDS encoding SRPBCC domain-containing protein produces MPEFENPPATVDVPAARVTRIVSVDAPCSAVWRCLTEPDLLARWLGDIAAFPEGVVEGATGRFAWTGEVVLAARFLAVEPERRVAFSWAEGILSDRASVVEIDLQELHGATQVHLVESGFPLEGDDASKREALRALAAGWTVELDELVELAEGLAA; encoded by the coding sequence GTGCCGGAGTTCGAGAACCCGCCCGCGACCGTCGACGTGCCCGCGGCGCGGGTCACGCGCATCGTCTCGGTCGACGCGCCCTGCTCGGCCGTGTGGCGCTGCCTGACGGAGCCGGACCTCCTGGCGCGCTGGCTCGGCGACATCGCCGCGTTCCCGGAGGGCGTCGTGGAGGGCGCGACGGGCCGCTTCGCCTGGACGGGCGAGGTGGTGCTCGCCGCCCGCTTCCTCGCGGTGGAGCCCGAGCGCCGCGTGGCGTTCTCGTGGGCGGAGGGCATCCTCTCGGACCGCGCCTCGGTCGTCGAGATCGACCTGCAGGAGCTCCACGGCGCGACGCAGGTGCACCTCGTGGAGTCGGGGTTCCCGCTCGAGGGCGACGACGCCTCGAAGCGCGAGGCGCTGCGCGCGCTCGCGGCCGGCTGGACGGTGGAGCTCGACGAGCTCGTGGAGCTCGCGGAGGGCCTCGCTGCCTGA
- a CDS encoding DedA family protein — protein MDQWVDALLGFVGSIDPLTRTLLAGLAMLLETSVLLGLLVPGDTVVIIAALAIEEWPWWLALIGATLAGAIAGESIGFAIGRWLGPRIERWLGRRWPKAALRWARTERYLSRRGGIAIFLSRFLPVAHSLVPLIAGASRMPYRRFLAWTIPACLLWGTAYATAGWLAGGTYRELADRLHGAGYVMVAVIGVFVVGVYLVKRLLSRLEARHLEDDEPAAAERDAAERDARPVDAPSRDERTT, from the coding sequence ATCGACCAGTGGGTCGACGCGCTGCTCGGCTTCGTCGGCTCGATCGACCCGCTCACCCGCACGCTCCTCGCCGGGCTCGCGATGCTGCTCGAGACGAGCGTGCTGCTGGGCCTCCTCGTGCCGGGCGACACCGTCGTCATCATCGCTGCGCTCGCGATCGAGGAGTGGCCGTGGTGGCTCGCGCTCATCGGGGCGACCCTCGCGGGCGCGATCGCGGGCGAGAGCATCGGCTTCGCCATCGGCCGCTGGTTGGGGCCGCGGATCGAGCGCTGGCTCGGCAGGCGCTGGCCGAAGGCGGCGCTGCGGTGGGCGCGCACCGAGCGCTACCTCTCGCGCCGCGGTGGCATCGCCATCTTCCTCTCGCGCTTCCTGCCCGTGGCGCACTCGCTCGTGCCGCTCATCGCGGGCGCCTCGCGCATGCCCTACCGGCGATTCCTGGCCTGGACGATCCCCGCGTGCCTCCTCTGGGGCACCGCCTACGCGACGGCGGGCTGGCTCGCGGGCGGCACGTACCGCGAGCTCGCCGACCGCCTCCACGGCGCGGGCTACGTGATGGTCGCCGTGATCGGCGTCTTCGTCGTCGGCGTCTACCTCGTGAAGCGGCTGCTGTCGCGGCTCGAGGCGCGGCACCTGGAGGACGACGAGCCGGCCGCGGCCGAGCGCGACGCGGCCGAGCGCGACGCCCGACCGGTCGACGCGCCGAGCCGCGACGAGCGAACGACGTAG
- a CDS encoding anthranilate synthase component I family protein, which translates to MDPRLLAWRDADDAYAAEVERCRDLIRDGHSYVLCLTTAIEAPPIDAIATHARLRAASPVHHGGLLRISGTTLSSASPETFLRVEGGTATTRPIKGTRRRGAADDAALARELHESVKERAENVMIVDLCRNDLQRVCEPGSVAVTSLLAIESYPTVHQLVSTVEGRLLPGLGPLDAARALFPAGSMTGAPKRRTVELLAELEGAPRGVYSGCFGVVAGEACQLAMVIRSVVSDARGTHIGVGGGITALSEPAAEVEELHVKAAALLASLVPAS; encoded by the coding sequence ATGGACCCGCGCCTCCTCGCCTGGCGCGACGCCGACGACGCCTACGCCGCGGAGGTCGAGCGCTGCCGCGACCTCATCCGCGACGGCCACTCCTACGTGCTGTGCCTCACGACCGCGATCGAGGCCCCGCCGATCGATGCGATCGCGACCCACGCGCGCCTCCGCGCCGCGAGCCCCGTGCACCACGGCGGGCTGCTGCGCATCAGCGGCACGACGCTCTCGAGCGCGAGCCCCGAGACCTTCCTGCGGGTCGAGGGCGGCACGGCCACGACGCGGCCCATCAAGGGCACGCGGCGCCGCGGGGCGGCCGACGACGCGGCGCTCGCGCGCGAGCTGCACGAGAGCGTGAAGGAGCGCGCCGAGAACGTCATGATCGTCGACCTCTGCCGCAACGACCTCCAGCGCGTGTGCGAGCCGGGCTCGGTGGCGGTGACGAGCCTGCTGGCGATCGAGAGCTACCCGACGGTGCACCAGCTCGTCTCGACCGTCGAGGGGCGCCTGCTGCCGGGGCTGGGCCCGCTCGACGCGGCGCGGGCGCTCTTCCCCGCGGGCTCGATGACGGGCGCGCCCAAGCGCCGCACGGTCGAGCTGCTCGCCGAGCTCGAGGGCGCGCCGCGAGGCGTCTACTCGGGATGCTTCGGCGTCGTCGCGGGGGAGGCCTGCCAGCTCGCGATGGTGATCCGCTCGGTCGTCTCGGACGCGAGGGGCACGCACATCGGCGTCGGCGGCGGCATCACGGCGCTCTCGGAGCCGGCAGCCGAGGTCGAGGAGCTGCACGTGAAGGCCGCGGCCCTCCTCGCCTCCCTCGTCCCCGCCTCCTGA
- the leuS gene encoding leucine--tRNA ligase codes for MTDETYDFARIQQRWLPVWDSIRPFATDDETDARPRKYVLDMFPYPSGDLHMGHAESYAYGDVLARYWRQQGFNVLHPIGWDSFGLPAENAAIKRGIDPKAWTLDNIEQHKRSMRLYATAFDWDRILHTSDPGYYKWNQWLFLELHKAGLAYRKPSNVNWCPKDQTVLANEQVVDGLCERCDTPVVKKKLTQWYFKITEYADRLLDDLNQLEGRWPEKVLRMQRNWIGRSEGAEVEFEIEGRSARVPVFTTRPDTLHGATFLVVAPDSDLAAELAAGAEDAAVRMRFQDYLEQVGRMTEIDRQNAERPKTGVELGRFAIHPLTGERLPIWAADYVLADYGHGAVMAVPAHDQRDLDFARAFDLPVKVVVDTNAPVTGVMPMIPLDDDGNAIWPEEAPALDPATTGEALTGDGRLINSGELDGLSKAHAIGRMIQLLEAKGVGRAAKTYRLRDWLISRQRYWGTPIPIIHTADGQEVPVPLEQLPVVLPEAEGLDLTPKGASPLGAAEEWATVPSPIDGTPARRDPDTMDTFVDSSWYFLRFLSPNDDTQAFDKREVDRWAPVDRYVGGVEHAILHLLYARFITKVLFDLGHVSFTEPFESLLNQGMVILDGGKMSKSKGNLVTLSEELDRFGVDAIRVTMSFAGPPEDDIDWKDVSPAGAQKFLARAWRLSNEALAKPGTDPKGGDRGLRRETHRFLADAPGLVESLKFNVVVARLMELVNATRKAVDGTVGAGDPAVREAVETIALGLSLFAPYTAEDMWANLGFEPSVANAGWRKADRSLLVEQTVTAVVQVNGKVRDRLEVAADIDADELERLARALPGVARTVGDSEVRHAIVRAPRLVNLVV; via the coding sequence GTGACCGACGAGACCTACGACTTCGCCCGCATCCAGCAGCGGTGGCTGCCCGTGTGGGACAGCATCCGACCCTTCGCGACCGACGACGAGACGGATGCGCGCCCGCGCAAGTACGTGCTCGACATGTTCCCGTACCCCTCCGGCGACCTCCACATGGGGCACGCGGAGTCGTACGCGTACGGCGACGTGCTCGCGCGCTACTGGCGCCAGCAGGGCTTCAACGTGCTGCACCCCATCGGCTGGGACTCCTTCGGGCTGCCCGCCGAGAACGCCGCCATCAAGCGCGGCATCGACCCGAAGGCGTGGACGCTCGACAACATCGAGCAGCACAAGCGCTCGATGCGGCTCTACGCGACGGCGTTCGACTGGGACCGCATCCTGCACACGAGCGACCCCGGCTACTACAAGTGGAACCAGTGGCTCTTCCTCGAGCTGCACAAGGCGGGCCTGGCCTACCGCAAGCCCTCGAACGTCAACTGGTGCCCCAAGGACCAGACGGTGCTCGCGAACGAGCAGGTCGTCGACGGCCTCTGCGAGCGCTGCGACACCCCCGTGGTGAAGAAGAAGCTCACCCAGTGGTACTTCAAGATCACCGAGTACGCCGACCGCCTGCTCGACGACCTCAACCAGCTCGAGGGCCGCTGGCCCGAGAAGGTGCTGCGCATGCAGCGCAACTGGATCGGCCGCTCCGAGGGCGCGGAGGTGGAGTTCGAGATCGAGGGCCGCAGCGCCCGCGTGCCCGTCTTCACGACCCGCCCCGACACCCTCCACGGCGCCACCTTCCTCGTCGTCGCGCCCGACTCCGACCTCGCCGCCGAGCTCGCGGCCGGGGCCGAGGACGCGGCCGTGCGGATGCGCTTCCAGGACTACCTGGAGCAGGTGGGCCGCATGACCGAGATCGACCGGCAGAACGCCGAGCGCCCGAAGACGGGCGTCGAGCTCGGCCGCTTCGCGATCCATCCGCTCACGGGCGAGCGCCTGCCGATCTGGGCCGCCGACTACGTGCTCGCCGACTACGGCCACGGCGCCGTGATGGCCGTGCCCGCGCACGACCAGCGCGACCTCGACTTCGCGCGCGCCTTCGACCTCCCGGTCAAGGTCGTGGTCGACACGAACGCGCCAGTCACGGGCGTCATGCCGATGATCCCGCTCGACGACGACGGCAACGCGATCTGGCCCGAGGAGGCGCCGGCGCTCGACCCGGCCACGACCGGCGAGGCGCTCACGGGCGACGGCCGCCTCATCAACTCGGGCGAGCTCGACGGCCTCTCGAAGGCGCACGCGATCGGCCGCATGATCCAGCTGCTCGAGGCGAAGGGCGTCGGCCGCGCGGCCAAGACCTACCGCCTGCGCGACTGGCTCATCTCGCGCCAGCGCTACTGGGGCACGCCCATCCCGATCATCCACACCGCCGACGGGCAGGAGGTGCCGGTGCCGCTCGAGCAGCTGCCCGTGGTGCTGCCCGAGGCCGAGGGCCTCGACCTGACGCCCAAGGGCGCGAGCCCCCTGGGCGCGGCCGAGGAGTGGGCCACGGTGCCCTCGCCGATCGACGGCACCCCCGCGCGCCGCGACCCGGACACGATGGACACGTTCGTCGACTCGTCCTGGTACTTCCTGCGCTTCCTCAGCCCGAACGACGACACGCAGGCGTTCGACAAGCGCGAGGTGGACCGCTGGGCGCCCGTCGACCGCTACGTCGGCGGCGTCGAGCACGCGATCCTCCACCTGCTGTACGCGCGCTTCATCACGAAGGTGCTCTTCGACCTCGGCCACGTGTCGTTCACGGAGCCCTTCGAGTCGCTGCTCAACCAGGGCATGGTGATCCTCGACGGCGGCAAGATGTCGAAGTCGAAGGGCAACCTCGTCACGCTCTCGGAGGAGCTCGACCGCTTCGGCGTCGACGCGATCCGCGTGACGATGTCGTTCGCGGGCCCGCCCGAGGACGACATCGACTGGAAGGACGTCAGCCCCGCCGGCGCCCAGAAGTTCCTGGCGCGCGCGTGGCGGCTCTCGAACGAGGCGCTCGCGAAGCCCGGCACCGACCCGAAGGGCGGCGACCGGGGCCTGCGCCGCGAGACGCACCGCTTCCTCGCGGATGCGCCGGGCCTCGTGGAGTCGCTGAAGTTCAACGTCGTCGTCGCGCGCCTGATGGAGCTCGTGAACGCCACCCGCAAGGCCGTCGACGGCACCGTGGGCGCGGGGGATCCGGCCGTCCGCGAGGCGGTCGAGACGATCGCGCTGGGGCTGTCGCTCTTCGCTCCGTACACGGCCGAGGACATGTGGGCGAACCTGGGCTTCGAGCCCTCGGTCGCGAACGCCGGCTGGCGGAAGGCCGACCGCTCGCTGCTCGTGGAGCAGACCGTCACCGCCGTCGTGCAGGTGAACGGCAAGGTGCGCGACCGCCTCGAGGTGGCCGCCGACATCGACGCCGACGAGCTCGAGCGCCTCGCGCGCGCCCTGCCGGGCGTGGCGCGCACGGTGGGCGACTCGGAGGTGCGGCACGCGATCGTGCGCGCGCCGCGGCTCGTGAACCTCGTGGTCTGA
- the cydC gene encoding thiol reductant ABC exporter subunit CydC: protein MSAAAGPDADRSSAAALVHDGTHGPSGARRVDLSSGRALLRSLGGGRATSAGIAAAALTAVLAIALLGTAGWLLAAASFQPPILHLQMAIVGVRAFAIGRAAGRYLERLVSHDAAFRMLGAARGAAFAALRPVAPVGLGRSSELMPRLVGDVDRLQDHPLRVVGPLTASGIAVGLAIATVTWILPAAGLALLVAVLLAGGAAALLTARIAGRADATLGPLRSQLSAMLVDHVRALDLLRAYGAEEGRRAAILALDGRIARLARRQAVAAGAGAAVLALAAGGSVLVATWIAAPAVVSGGLSAPLAALVALVGLAVFEVWGAVPPAVIAWRESRAAAERVVGAMPGPAAIAAVPAEEGDDEAPAGALELDGLQAAWPGAGPAMAPVSLRADPGETIAVVGASGAGKSTLAMALVRLLESSGGYRIGGRDVRGIAPDALRRTVLLVEQRPHVFDEDLEQNLRFARPEATEEELWTVLARVGLDGWARERDGLATPLGERGELVSGGQAQRIALARALLAEARVLVLDEPTASVDPELAEPLLREILTAARGEGRIVLAISHVPLPAGLAHRELRVEAA, encoded by the coding sequence ATGAGCGCCGCCGCAGGACCGGACGCGGACCGCTCGAGCGCGGCCGCCCTCGTCCACGACGGAACGCACGGGCCCTCGGGCGCGCGCCGCGTCGACCTCTCGAGCGGCCGCGCCCTGCTGCGCTCGCTCGGCGGGGGCCGGGCGACGAGCGCGGGCATCGCGGCGGCCGCGCTCACCGCCGTGCTCGCGATCGCGCTGCTCGGCACCGCCGGCTGGCTGCTCGCCGCAGCCTCCTTCCAGCCGCCGATCCTGCACCTGCAGATGGCGATCGTCGGCGTGCGCGCGTTCGCGATCGGTCGCGCCGCGGGCCGCTACCTCGAGCGGCTCGTCTCGCACGACGCGGCCTTCCGCATGCTCGGCGCCGCGCGCGGCGCGGCTTTCGCGGCCCTCCGGCCCGTCGCGCCCGTGGGCCTCGGCCGCTCGAGCGAGCTCATGCCGCGCCTCGTCGGCGACGTCGACCGCCTGCAGGACCACCCGCTCCGCGTCGTCGGGCCGCTCACCGCGAGCGGCATCGCCGTGGGCCTCGCGATCGCGACCGTCACGTGGATCCTGCCCGCGGCGGGCCTCGCGCTGCTCGTCGCGGTCCTGCTCGCGGGCGGGGCCGCGGCGCTCCTCACGGCGCGCATCGCCGGCCGCGCCGACGCGACGCTCGGGCCGCTGCGGTCGCAGCTGTCGGCGATGCTCGTCGACCACGTGCGCGCGCTCGACCTGCTGCGCGCCTACGGCGCCGAGGAGGGCCGCCGCGCCGCGATCCTCGCGCTCGACGGCCGCATCGCGCGGCTCGCGCGGCGCCAGGCGGTCGCCGCCGGCGCCGGCGCCGCGGTGCTCGCGCTCGCCGCCGGCGGCAGCGTGCTCGTGGCCACCTGGATCGCCGCGCCCGCCGTGGTCTCCGGCGGCCTCTCGGCGCCGCTCGCGGCGCTCGTCGCGCTCGTCGGGCTCGCGGTCTTCGAGGTGTGGGGCGCGGTGCCGCCTGCGGTCATCGCGTGGCGCGAGTCGCGCGCGGCGGCCGAGCGGGTCGTCGGCGCGATGCCCGGGCCTGCGGCGATCGCTGCCGTGCCGGCCGAGGAGGGCGACGACGAGGCGCCCGCGGGCGCGCTCGAGCTCGACGGCCTGCAGGCTGCGTGGCCGGGCGCCGGGCCCGCGATGGCGCCCGTGTCGCTCCGCGCGGACCCGGGCGAGACGATCGCGGTCGTGGGCGCCTCGGGCGCCGGCAAGTCGACGCTCGCGATGGCGCTCGTGCGGCTCCTGGAGTCGAGCGGCGGCTATCGCATTGGCGGCCGCGACGTGCGCGGCATCGCGCCCGATGCGCTGCGCCGCACCGTGCTGCTCGTCGAGCAGCGGCCGCACGTCTTCGACGAGGACCTCGAGCAGAACCTCCGCTTCGCCCGGCCCGAGGCGACCGAGGAGGAGCTCTGGACTGTGCTCGCGCGCGTCGGCCTCGACGGGTGGGCGCGCGAGCGCGACGGCCTCGCGACGCCGCTCGGGGAGCGCGGCGAGCTCGTCTCGGGCGGCCAGGCGCAGCGCATCGCGCTCGCCCGCGCGCTGCTGGCCGAGGCCCGCGTCCTCGTGCTCGACGAACCCACCGCCTCCGTCGACCCCGAGCTCGCCGAGCCGCTGCTGCGCGAGATCCTCACCGCCGCGCGGGGCGAGGGCCGCATCGTGCTCGCGATCAGCCACGTGCCGCTGCCCGCGGGGCTCGCGCACCGCGAGCTGCGCGTCGAGGCGGCGTAG
- a CDS encoding ATP-binding cassette domain-containing protein, whose protein sequence is MLAGPSGAGKTSVLAALLGLAASRGRAGLDGRAVTAADLAWAPQGAWDAVVTGSVRDNLALGTTGASDGALLAALDRAGVEVPLDARLEPATGGSLGLSGGQAQRVVLARALHRVASGARMLLADEPTSALDAAAEARVLQGLRAAADEGAIVLVASHRAAVLAEADRVVRVGER, encoded by the coding sequence GTGCTCGCGGGACCCTCGGGCGCGGGCAAGACGAGCGTGCTCGCGGCGCTCCTCGGGCTCGCGGCCTCGCGCGGCCGGGCGGGGCTCGACGGCCGCGCCGTCACGGCCGCCGACCTCGCGTGGGCGCCCCAGGGCGCCTGGGATGCGGTGGTCACGGGCAGCGTGCGCGACAACCTCGCGCTCGGCACCACCGGCGCCTCCGACGGCGCGCTCCTCGCCGCGCTCGACCGCGCGGGCGTCGAGGTGCCGCTCGACGCGAGGCTCGAGCCCGCGACGGGCGGCTCGCTCGGGCTCTCGGGCGGGCAGGCGCAGCGCGTGGTGCTCGCGCGCGCCCTGCACCGCGTCGCCTCGGGCGCGCGCATGCTGCTCGCCGACGAGCCCACGAGCGCGCTCGACGCGGCGGCGGAGGCGCGCGTGCTGCAGGGCCTGCGCGCGGCGGCCGACGAGGGCGCGATCGTGCTCGTCGCGAGCCACCGGGCGGCGGTGCTCGCCGAGGCCGACCGCGTCGTGCGGGTGGGGGAGCGATGA
- the cydB gene encoding cytochrome d ubiquinol oxidase subunit II, which produces MDLALVWFAIVGLMFVAYFVLDGFDFGVGLSLPILGRSESDRRRIINAIGPVWDLNETWVIVAGAALFAAFPEWYATMFSGFFLALLVLLLGLIARAVSFEFRHQRDSARWRAGWDACIVAGSAIPAVIWGVAFANLAQGLPMEAHQGGALVTGGLLTLLNPYALLGGATTLVLFLAHGAVFLALKTDGELKARAHALANRALLGALALAALFLGWTVLQHPQPLVVVLAALAAVALALAWVANRAQRDGRAFVATAVTVALAVGTLLGTLLVREGGPFVMPASNPTGDFVGLTVANASSSPYTLEVMSWAALFSLPVIAAYQIWTYWVFRKRITASHVEVAH; this is translated from the coding sequence GTGGATCTCGCCCTCGTCTGGTTCGCCATCGTCGGACTCATGTTCGTCGCGTACTTCGTGCTCGACGGCTTCGACTTCGGCGTCGGCCTCTCGCTGCCGATCCTCGGCCGCTCCGAGAGCGACCGCAGGCGCATCATCAACGCCATCGGGCCCGTCTGGGACCTCAACGAGACGTGGGTGATCGTGGCAGGCGCCGCCCTCTTCGCGGCCTTCCCCGAGTGGTACGCGACGATGTTCTCGGGCTTCTTCCTGGCGCTGCTCGTGCTGCTGCTGGGCCTCATCGCACGCGCCGTCTCGTTCGAGTTCCGGCACCAGCGCGACTCCGCGCGCTGGCGCGCCGGCTGGGACGCCTGCATCGTCGCCGGCTCGGCGATCCCCGCCGTCATCTGGGGCGTCGCGTTCGCGAACCTCGCCCAGGGGCTGCCGATGGAGGCCCACCAGGGCGGCGCGCTCGTCACGGGCGGCCTGCTGACGCTGCTGAACCCGTACGCGCTCCTCGGCGGCGCCACGACGCTCGTGCTCTTCCTCGCGCACGGCGCGGTGTTCCTCGCGCTCAAGACCGACGGCGAGCTCAAGGCGCGCGCGCACGCCCTCGCGAACCGCGCCCTCCTCGGCGCGCTCGCGCTCGCGGCGCTGTTCCTCGGCTGGACGGTGCTGCAGCACCCGCAGCCGCTCGTCGTCGTGCTCGCGGCGCTCGCCGCGGTCGCGCTCGCCCTCGCGTGGGTCGCGAACCGCGCCCAGCGCGACGGCCGCGCCTTCGTCGCCACGGCCGTCACGGTGGCGCTCGCGGTCGGCACGCTCCTCGGCACGCTCCTCGTGCGCGAGGGCGGGCCCTTCGTGATGCCCGCCTCCAACCCCACGGGCGACTTCGTGGGCCTCACGGTCGCCAACGCCTCCTCGAGCCCGTACACGCTCGAGGTGATGAGCTGGGCGGCGCTCTTCTCGCTGCCGGTGATCGCGGCCTACCAGATCTGGACCTACTGGGTCTTCCGCAAGCGCATCACGGCCTCGCACGTCGAGGTCGCGCACTGA